A window from Gopherus flavomarginatus isolate rGopFla2 chromosome 4, rGopFla2.mat.asm, whole genome shotgun sequence encodes these proteins:
- the LOC127049283 gene encoding uncharacterized protein LOC127049283, protein MVEDSAEGEDEEEDEEEEDDLAASTQHSVSSNSQELFVTQTELPSQPSQATSPDSDAMEATSAAHFSSLPTPSRRLAQIRRRKKRMRDEMFSEITEVTRNERAHLKEWKDVVAKYRKDASEREDRRDARDERWRQEDQRCRQEDQWWRDATLELLRDQTDILRHLVDLQEKQWGHRVPLQPMFNHSQYSPCSISSSPKRVRTRGGRLCAPAHSTPVDSPTKRLSLH, encoded by the exons atggttgaggattcagcggagggggaagatgaggaggaggatgaggaagaggaggatgaccttgcagcgagcacacagcactccgttagctccaacagccaggagctttttgtgacccagacggaattaccctcccagccctcccaagccactagcccagacagtgatgccatggaagcaacctctg ctgcacatttttcaagcctccctactccatcccgaaggctagctcagataaggcggaggaagaagaggatgcgagatgaaatgttctctgaaatcacgGAAGTAactcgcaatgaaagagctcatctgaaggagtggaaggacgtggtagcaaagtacaggaaagatgccagtgaacgtgaggataggagagacgctcgagatgagaggtggcggcaggaagatcagaggtgtaggcaggaagatcagtggtggcgggatgcaacgctggagctgctgcgtgatcaaactgatatcctccgacatctggtggatcttcaggaaaagcagtggggtcacagagtgccgctgcagcccatgtttaaccactctcagtactcaccatgttccatatcttcctcacccaaacgtgtaagaacgcgtgggggaaggctttgtgcacccgcccactccacccccgtggacagtccaaccaaaaggctgtcattacattga